From Novosphingobium sp. 9, the proteins below share one genomic window:
- a CDS encoding DUF2274 domain-containing protein has translation MGTLKLGPLEDDRPVKLTVEIPAATYRDLVAYAQAHAAQHGQAQARSPEKLIAPMLERFMASDRGFARRAR, from the coding sequence ATGGGCACTTTGAAACTCGGGCCGCTCGAGGATGATCGGCCGGTCAAGCTTACCGTTGAAATCCCGGCCGCGACCTACCGCGATCTCGTGGCCTATGCCCAGGCCCATGCTGCGCAGCACGGACAGGCGCAGGCCAGAAGTCCCGAGAAACTGATCGCGCCGATGCTCGAGCGTTTCATGGCTTCGGATCGCGGATTTGCAAGACGTGCACGTTGA
- the trbF gene encoding conjugal transfer protein TrbF — MFRRSSIRYGKSPVPVTPYQRAAQVWDERIGSARVQARNWRLACFCCLGLTAGLASALVWQASRGSVIPWVVEIDRLGQARAVAPAQAGYRPSDPQIAYHLARFIEQVRSIPSDPVVLRQNWLRAYDFTSERGGQALNDYARSDDPFAKIGKTQVAVDVSSVIRASPSSFRVAWSERRYEDGALAQTTRWSAILTIAVEPPRTADGLRRNPLGIFVDAFDWSKELG, encoded by the coding sequence ATGTTTCGACGATCCTCGATCCGCTACGGCAAGAGCCCTGTCCCGGTTACGCCCTACCAGCGCGCAGCGCAGGTCTGGGACGAGCGGATCGGGTCCGCGCGGGTGCAGGCGCGCAACTGGCGCCTGGCCTGCTTCTGCTGCCTGGGACTGACCGCTGGGCTGGCAAGCGCTCTGGTCTGGCAGGCCTCGCGAGGATCCGTGATACCCTGGGTCGTCGAAATCGACCGGCTAGGGCAGGCTCGTGCCGTTGCTCCGGCCCAAGCCGGATACCGGCCTTCGGATCCTCAGATCGCGTATCACCTTGCGCGCTTCATCGAGCAGGTGCGCTCGATCCCTTCCGACCCGGTCGTGCTGCGTCAGAACTGGCTGCGAGCCTATGACTTTACCTCTGAGCGTGGTGGTCAGGCCCTGAACGACTATGCGCGCAGCGATGATCCCTTTGCCAAGATCGGCAAGACACAGGTCGCCGTGGATGTCTCGAGTGTCATCCGGGCATCACCATCCAGCTTCCGGGTCGCCTGGAGCGAGCGGCGCTATGAGGACGGTGCACTGGCCCAGACCACGCGCTGGTCTGCGATCCTCACGATCGCTGTCGAACCGCCGCGCACGGCCGATGGCCTGCGTCGCAATCCGCTGGGAATTTTCGTCGATGCTTTCGACTGGTCAAAGGAACTTGGCTGA
- the trbG gene encoding P-type conjugative transfer protein TrbG gives MSFAAGLGVPTALPGARIAVRSQPTVPVRPADGKHIVAVHATAHHGARHRLRRRPAPTARARARNGAAARVRQANAAARIGPDAESDASGIVQYAWSESALYQVYTAPGRVTDIVLEAGEKFAGSGPVAAGDTARWIIGDTASGAGASAHLHVLVKPARAGIATNLVINTDRRTYHIELHATPSTYMASVSWTYPADALIALQAGAGMVPSPSPSPSGPAIDAAALDFGYRLKGDRPRWRPLRVFGDGHRVLIQFPDDIGTGEMPPLFVMGEHGASELVNYRVEGRYMIVDRLFDQAQLRLGTAKTQQSVIIEHVARARRSEAGT, from the coding sequence GTGTCCTTTGCTGCCGGACTGGGCGTGCCAACGGCTTTGCCAGGCGCAAGGATTGCGGTGCGCAGCCAACCAACGGTGCCGGTCCGCCCCGCAGACGGCAAGCACATCGTTGCCGTTCACGCCACGGCGCACCATGGCGCGCGCCATAGGTTACGCCGCCGTCCGGCTCCAACAGCCCGCGCGCGGGCTCGCAACGGTGCGGCAGCGCGCGTCCGCCAAGCGAATGCTGCAGCGCGGATCGGACCCGACGCCGAAAGCGATGCCAGCGGGATCGTGCAATATGCGTGGAGTGAAAGCGCACTATATCAGGTCTATACGGCGCCCGGGCGAGTGACAGACATCGTTCTCGAGGCCGGTGAGAAATTTGCAGGATCAGGGCCGGTCGCGGCCGGCGATACGGCCCGCTGGATCATCGGGGATACTGCAAGCGGGGCAGGGGCGAGCGCGCATTTGCATGTGCTGGTCAAACCGGCGCGCGCGGGCATTGCGACCAATCTGGTGATCAACACCGACCGGCGCACGTACCACATTGAGCTGCACGCCACGCCTTCGACCTACATGGCCTCGGTGTCCTGGACCTATCCCGCCGATGCGCTGATTGCACTGCAGGCTGGTGCCGGAATGGTGCCGTCGCCATCGCCGTCGCCTTCAGGGCCGGCCATTGATGCTGCCGCTCTCGATTTCGGGTATCGCCTCAAGGGCGATCGACCGCGCTGGCGTCCGCTGCGCGTCTTCGGTGACGGACACCGGGTGCTGATCCAGTTTCCCGACGATATCGGCACCGGTGAAATGCCGCCGCTTTTTGTGATGGGCGAGCACGGTGCCAGCGAACTGGTGAACTATCGGGTCGAGGGGCGCTACATGATCGTGGATCGCCTGTTTGATCAGGCGCAGCTGCGGCTGGGAACTGCAAAGACGCAGCAGTCCGTCATCATAGAGCATGTCGCGCGCGCGCGGCGCAGCGAGGCTGGCACATGA
- a CDS encoding TrbI/VirB10 family protein, with protein sequence MSQSGTGSNPGNGEGGDVGHEVHDAPAPFPDFNPSPEPGADPFRLGVPWPQVKRLSRNSLTILGGVSAALVAGSVIYALRTSPPAAPRNLVEPMNATKAFGLAGGTSDYSQVPRLGPPLPGDLGRPILEAEQAQARNPAPPDQDTKTQQARERRAASIEAARSSGLFAAHANEDDSGSSPGGTSMTQLPLSLASQMSASASQPAATTSADTAGVAGNRAFLRQGEQASPVSDARIVTPPSANVVQAGSIIPAALITGIQSDLPGQITAQVTQNVYDSPTGTILLIPQGARLIGTYDSAIAAGQTRVLFAWDRLIFPGGRSIMLDRLAGADASGMAGLADRTNHHWGNVLKAALVSSVLSVGSDLAADSDGRLVRALREGTQDTVSQTGRQLVQREIDVPPTLSVRPGYPLRVIVTRDLVLAPVSKR encoded by the coding sequence GTGTCGCAGTCCGGCACCGGTTCAAACCCGGGCAATGGAGAAGGGGGCGATGTCGGGCATGAAGTTCATGACGCACCTGCGCCGTTCCCCGACTTCAACCCGAGCCCGGAACCCGGGGCGGATCCCTTTCGTCTCGGGGTTCCATGGCCGCAGGTCAAGCGACTGTCGCGCAACTCGCTCACCATTCTGGGCGGGGTGAGCGCAGCCCTGGTCGCAGGGTCTGTCATCTATGCGCTGCGCACCTCGCCGCCCGCTGCGCCGCGCAATCTCGTGGAGCCGATGAATGCCACCAAGGCGTTCGGCCTTGCGGGGGGCACCAGCGACTATTCGCAGGTGCCCCGGCTGGGACCACCGCTGCCCGGTGATCTGGGGCGCCCGATTCTGGAAGCCGAACAGGCACAGGCCCGAAATCCGGCCCCTCCAGATCAAGATACGAAAACACAGCAGGCTCGTGAACGCAGGGCAGCCAGTATCGAGGCGGCGAGATCCAGTGGGCTGTTTGCGGCGCACGCGAACGAAGATGACAGCGGCAGTTCCCCAGGAGGTACGTCAATGACGCAGTTGCCTCTGTCGCTCGCATCGCAGATGTCGGCATCCGCGTCGCAGCCGGCTGCCACGACTTCGGCGGATACGGCAGGAGTGGCTGGCAATCGTGCCTTTCTGCGACAAGGCGAGCAGGCATCCCCCGTCAGTGATGCCCGTATCGTGACGCCTCCATCCGCCAATGTCGTCCAGGCCGGCAGTATCATCCCGGCAGCGCTGATCACCGGTATCCAGTCCGATCTCCCCGGCCAGATCACGGCTCAGGTTACCCAGAACGTCTATGACAGTCCCACCGGCACCATCCTGCTTATCCCGCAAGGCGCCCGGTTGATCGGCACATACGACAGCGCCATCGCCGCAGGCCAGACGCGGGTTCTTTTTGCATGGGACCGCCTGATCTTTCCAGGCGGGCGCTCGATTATGCTGGACCGTCTCGCAGGCGCGGATGCATCGGGTATGGCAGGGCTTGCCGACCGCACCAACCACCACTGGGGCAATGTCCTCAAGGCGGCCCTCGTCTCGAGCGTGCTGAGCGTGGGAAGCGATCTGGCGGCTGACAGCGATGGACGTCTGGTGCGCGCGTTGCGCGAAGGCACGCAGGACACCGTAAGCCAGACAGGGCGACAACTCGTGCAACGCGAGATCGATGTGCCGCCAACCCTGTCGGTCAGGCCTGGATATCCCTTGCGGGTCATTGTGACCCGCGACCTTGTACTGGCACCTGTTTCCAAGAGGTAG